A segment of the Bacteroidales bacterium genome:
ATTACTACATACGAAACAGGCGGCGATATGGAATTAATGAAAAATTTCAAAGCCAATGCTTCGGTATATTACAGCGTAGGACACGATTTTATGTATTACACCAGTACCGGAGATTCAGTAAACGTGGGTTATGCACGTGTGCCGATTTTTAAAAAACAAAATATTGGCAAAGTTGAATTGTATGGAACAGAAGTGGAATTCAAGTATAACCTAAATGACAGTTTAAATATTTTTGCGAATTATACTTATACTCATGCCCAAATTATTGAAGACAATATTTTAAATTCAAAAGTTGATTCTAATCTTACCGGAAAATATTTAACCGATATTCCAGATCATACGGCCAGTGCAGGAATTACATGGCGAAATAAAATTGTCAACACTTCTGTTTTATTCAAGTATATTGGAAAAACATGGATAAACGAGTGGAACATTGTTGATGTGGATTATTTCAAAACGGATAAATTTCCTGATTACGGAACTTTTAATATTCGGCTCGAAAAGCAATTTTTTAAAGGTCTTTCGGCAAGTTTTAGTGTTGAAAATATTTTTAATAAGAAATATATCAACAGTAATTTGGAACAATGCGCCGGAAGGTTTATTTCATTTACAATAAAATATTCTTTATAGCTTTGCAAAATATATATAGAGCAATGCATCTGAAGAAATTTTTGTAAATGCATATCATGATAGTTCAGGAAACATACGATTTTTTAAAAAATAACTATACCGAAATTTTCAGGAACACTACGATTGAAAGAGTTGTTGTTGGAGTTTACTTTACTGCTGTAAAATTATCAAGCGGTTTTGCAGGAATGGGAAAGACAGAAATTGACAGCCATTGCTGCAATTCATACAAACATAAAAGAAATTTCGGCGATTTCTCTCCGGGAAAAATTAATGGTCAGAAAATTATTGACTTGTTTGAAAAAGCTGAGAATACTGATGTTTTGAATAATGTAAGGTTGGCTGTTTTGAATGCAGTATCATCAGAAATAATTTCACGTTCTAATTATAATGTTATTGAAGATAAAGATCCTATTGAATTAATTGATTTGAATCATAAAAAAACTATTTGTGTTGTTGGTGCATTTCAGTCGTATATAAATAAAATCGCTGCTACACAAAATAACTTATTTGTTCTTGAGCTGAATGAAAATGCTTTTGAGGAAAATCAAAAACAGTTTTATGTTCCGGCAGAAAAGTATGCTGAAACATTTTCTAAGTCGGATATAATTATAATTACAGGCGCAACGTTGGCAAACAATACGCTCAACACCCTTCTGGCA
Coding sequences within it:
- a CDS encoding DUF364 domain-containing protein; its protein translation is MIVQETYDFLKNNYTEIFRNTTIERVVVGVYFTAVKLSSGFAGMGKTEIDSHCCNSYKHKRNFGDFSPGKINGQKIIDLFEKAENTDVLNNVRLAVLNAVSSEIISRSNYNVIEDKDPIELIDLNHKKTICVVGAFQSYINKIAATQNNLFVLELNENAFEENQKQFYVPAEKYAETFSKSDIIIITGATLANNTLNTLLANIPERAQTILVGPSSSLIPDVLFRHKINIIGSTRILDAEKMFTIISEGGTGYHLFNTCAKKICILNDGFKKN